Proteins encoded together in one Chryseobacterium taklimakanense window:
- the xrtF gene encoding exosortase family protein XrtF, with product MFSDFKPVLMILLRFLLIYLVLLGLYQLYLNYFIGQGLDPVSKWVGGQSNSVQNFLGYESQMVDQPERETSWFYVEGAYRSRMVEGCNAISIMILFLAFIFAFYNGAKTFVFGLAGLVFLHIINVLRIAGLNLLIVEYPKYTKIGHDYFFPAIIYGSVVILWLVWIKFFAKKPSQNA from the coding sequence ATGTTCAGTGATTTCAAACCCGTACTGATGATCCTGCTGAGATTTCTGCTCATTTACCTCGTGTTGCTGGGGCTTTATCAGCTGTACCTCAATTATTTCATCGGGCAGGGGCTGGATCCGGTTTCCAAATGGGTGGGCGGCCAAAGTAATTCTGTACAGAATTTTCTGGGATACGAATCGCAAATGGTAGACCAGCCTGAGCGCGAAACCTCATGGTTTTACGTAGAAGGTGCATATCGCTCAAGGATGGTGGAAGGCTGCAATGCGATTTCCATCATGATACTTTTCCTGGCCTTCATTTTCGCATTCTACAATGGAGCCAAAACTTTTGTTTTTGGATTGGCAGGACTGGTTTTTCTGCACATCATAAATGTGTTGCGGATTGCCGGACTGAACCTTTTAATCGTTGAATATCCGAAATATACTAAAATTGGTCACGATTATTTTTTTCCGGCGATCATATACGGAAGTGTAGTCATCCTGTGGCTGGTCTGGATTAAATTTTTTGCCAAAAAGCCTTCCCAAAATGCTTAA
- a CDS encoding exosortase F system-associated membrane protein has protein sequence MLKWLFVIAGVLGLIGVRVIEHQAFYDPFLQYFSSADKKAHFPEFEWTPLILSYIFRFLLNLLFSAVIIQALFQDRRWTVQGLALLAIVFIVTMPIYLYCIYTKFEIGYLFSFYMRRFVIQPLILLLIVPMFYYRKQFLDRK, from the coding sequence ATGCTTAAATGGTTATTTGTTATCGCTGGAGTTCTTGGTCTAATCGGTGTGCGGGTGATCGAGCATCAGGCGTTTTACGATCCCTTTCTGCAATATTTTTCATCTGCCGACAAAAAAGCACATTTTCCTGAATTTGAGTGGACCCCATTGATTCTGAGTTATATTTTCAGGTTTTTGCTGAACCTGCTTTTCTCAGCTGTAATTATTCAGGCGCTGTTCCAAGACAGGCGGTGGACAGTTCAGGGGCTTGCTTTGCTGGCGATAGTATTCATCGTGACAATGCCCATTTATCTTTATTGCATATATACCAAATTCGAAATTGGATACCTTTTTTCTTTTTATATGCGGCGGTTTGTGATTCAGCCATTGATTTTGCTGCTCATTGTGCCGATGTTTTATTACAGGAAGCAGTTTTTGGATAGAAAATAA
- a CDS encoding cation diffusion facilitator family transporter — MEVTKTPEQQKFSFQRNVAIVGVLLFIGKLIAWHLTNSDAVFSDAMESIVNIIAAFMGLYSLYLAAKPRDYDHPYGHGKVEFVTSGIEGALIIFAGIMIIVEATDSMLHGNQLQKLDWGILIIAATAVINYVMGYISLRKGIKENSLVLQSSGKHLQSDTITTGGVVLSLILVYFTGLNWIDAAVAIIFGGYIIFVGYRIIRKALSGIMDEADLEMVDRLAKFLNETRKPEWIDVHNVKIQQHGSTLHLDGHMTLPWYFELRDAHEEMETMVKAIAANTERNVEFNVHMDDCKPFSCEICQLAECPVRQHPFVKKIEWTAESISQPQKHNYPE; from the coding sequence ATGGAAGTTACCAAAACCCCGGAGCAGCAGAAATTCAGTTTCCAGCGGAATGTGGCTATTGTGGGTGTGCTTCTTTTTATTGGGAAACTCATCGCGTGGCACCTCACCAATTCCGATGCTGTTTTTTCGGATGCGATGGAAAGTATCGTGAATATCATTGCAGCTTTTATGGGCCTGTATTCGCTTTATCTTGCCGCAAAACCGAGAGACTACGACCATCCTTACGGCCACGGAAAAGTGGAATTTGTAACTTCAGGTATTGAAGGTGCGCTTATCATTTTTGCCGGAATCATGATTATTGTGGAAGCGACAGACTCGATGCTTCACGGTAACCAGCTTCAGAAACTCGACTGGGGAATCCTGATTATCGCTGCCACCGCGGTAATCAATTATGTTATGGGTTATATTTCTCTAAGAAAAGGGATTAAAGAAAATTCCCTGGTGCTGCAAAGTTCAGGCAAACATCTGCAAAGCGACACCATAACAACCGGCGGCGTTGTGCTCAGTTTGATTTTGGTTTATTTTACCGGCTTAAACTGGATCGATGCTGCAGTAGCCATAATTTTCGGGGGCTACATCATTTTTGTAGGTTACAGAATTATCCGAAAGGCCCTTAGCGGAATTATGGATGAAGCCGACCTGGAGATGGTGGACCGGCTCGCAAAATTCCTTAACGAAACCCGTAAACCTGAATGGATTGATGTGCATAACGTAAAAATCCAGCAACATGGCAGCACGCTTCATCTCGACGGGCATATGACTCTGCCATGGTATTTTGAACTGAGAGACGCCCACGAAGAAATGGAAACCATGGTAAAAGCCATCGCTGCTAACACCGAAAGAAATGTAGAATTCAATGTCCATATGGATGACTGCAAGCCGTTTTCCTGCGAAATCTGTCAACTAGCCGAATGTCCGGTTCGTCAGCATCCTTTTGTAAAAAAAATAGAATGGACTGCAGAAAGCATTTCCCAACCACAGAAACATAATTATCCTGAATAA
- a CDS encoding aspartate-semialdehyde dehydrogenase, producing MKVAVVGATGMVGQVMLKVLEERNFPVTELIPVASEKSVGKTVNYKGKDYSIVSMQDAVEMKPAIAIFSAGGGTSLDWAPKFAEAGTFVVDNSSAWRMDPTKKLVVPEINANVVEKEDKIIANPNCSTIQLVMVLHPLNQKYDVKRVIVSTYQSVTGTGKNAVDQLNAEIKGDDSVAKVYPYEIFKNALPQCDVFSDDDYTKEELKLMKEPKKILGDDTFSLTATAVRVPVQGGHSESVNIEFENEFDLADVKKILSETPGVIVMDDVENNIYPMPLYSEGKDEVFVGRIRRDKSQPKTLNLWIVADNLRKGAATNAVQIAEYLVQKEFV from the coding sequence ATGAAAGTAGCGGTAGTAGGCGCGACCGGGATGGTTGGCCAGGTGATGCTGAAGGTTTTGGAAGAAAGAAATTTTCCTGTCACGGAACTTATTCCGGTGGCATCGGAGAAATCTGTCGGGAAAACTGTCAATTATAAAGGCAAGGACTACTCCATTGTTTCAATGCAGGATGCCGTCGAGATGAAACCTGCCATCGCTATATTTTCAGCAGGGGGCGGAACTTCCTTAGACTGGGCACCTAAATTTGCAGAAGCTGGAACTTTCGTAGTGGACAATTCTTCCGCCTGGAGAATGGATCCTACAAAAAAGCTCGTTGTTCCGGAGATCAACGCAAACGTTGTGGAAAAGGAGGATAAAATCATCGCAAATCCTAACTGTTCCACAATTCAGCTTGTGATGGTGCTGCACCCTTTAAACCAAAAATATGATGTGAAGCGCGTTATTGTTTCCACATATCAGTCGGTAACCGGTACCGGTAAAAACGCAGTAGATCAGCTGAACGCAGAGATCAAAGGTGATGATTCTGTAGCTAAAGTTTATCCGTACGAAATTTTCAAAAATGCTTTACCGCAATGTGATGTTTTCTCGGATGATGATTATACTAAAGAAGAATTGAAACTGATGAAGGAGCCTAAAAAGATTCTAGGCGATGATACCTTCAGCCTCACCGCAACAGCAGTGAGAGTTCCGGTGCAGGGCGGACATTCCGAAAGTGTAAACATCGAATTTGAAAATGAATTCGATTTGGCAGACGTAAAGAAAATCCTGTCTGAAACACCGGGAGTTATTGTGATGGATGATGTGGAAAACAACATTTATCCGATGCCGCTCTATTCCGAAGGAAAGGACGAGGTTTTCGTTGGAAGGATCCGCAGAGACAAGTCTCAGCCAAAGACGCTCAACCTCTGGATTGTAGCAGACAACCTCCGGAAAGGTGCCGCTACCAACGCAGTGCAGATCGCCGAATATCTGGTACAGAAAGAATTTGTATAA
- a CDS encoding IS3 family transposase (programmed frameshift) produces the protein MGKSKYSADFKLKAIKRYHKGDIGTDDLGKRIGVCGSLVRKWIKFYELYGVSGLVRLSNRHYTKDFKLKILSVIEKENLSLKEASRRFNIPAESSILSWQRNYKKNGILGLENRPRGRPKTMSNYKRKKKKTGKPLTREEELLERIYYLEAENAILKKFRRLNSGKEKSKAIEELRQDFDLAVLLDCTSMARSSFYYYQKRFQMKDKYAEIKEMIKQIYHRHKGRLGYRRITLLLKEKGILINHKTVLRLMKILGLKSIIRVKKYKSYKGEQGKIAPNVLQRNFKSDAPNQKWATDVTEFNVSGNKLYLSPIIDLFNGEIVSFDLSERPVFSQIIRMLKKSFRKVKSTQNIILHSDQGWQYQMKHYQNLLKEKGIIQSMSRKGNCLDNAVIENFFGTIKSEMFYTRKFGSIQELKMEIVKYIHYYNNDRIRLNLKGKSPVQYRTLSFENIV, from the exons ATGGGGAAAAGTAAATATTCAGCAGACTTTAAATTAAAAGCTATAAAGAGATATCACAAAGGTGACATTGGAACAGACGATTTAGGAAAACGCATTGGAGTTTGTGGTTCATTGGTTCGTAAATGGATAAAATTTTATGAACTTTATGGAGTTTCAGGACTTGTTCGGCTTTCCAATAGGCATTACACAAAAGATTTTAAATTAAAGATTTTATCAGTAATTGAGAAAGAGAATTTAAGTTTAAAAGAAGCGTCGAGAAGGTTTAATATTCCTGCGGAGTCCAGTATTCTTAGTTGGCAGCGTAATTACAAAAAAAATGGTATTTTAGGTTTAGAAAACAGACCCAGGGGAAGACCTAAAACCATGAGTAATTACAAGCGAAAAAAAAAGAAAACAGGCAAACCCTTAACAAGGGAGGAAGAACTGTTGGAGAGGATTTATTATTTAGAAGCCGAGAACGCCATTTTAAAAAAGT TTAGACGCCTTAATTCAGGAAAGGAAAAATCCAAAGCCATCGAAGAGTTAAGGCAGGACTTTGATTTAGCAGTACTGCTGGATTGTACATCGATGGCAAGAAGCAGTTTTTATTACTATCAAAAACGCTTTCAAATGAAAGATAAATATGCGGAAATAAAAGAAATGATTAAGCAGATTTATCATCGTCACAAAGGAAGGTTGGGCTATAGAAGAATTACTTTGCTTTTGAAAGAAAAAGGAATTTTGATTAATCACAAAACTGTTTTACGACTTATGAAAATATTAGGTTTAAAGAGTATTATCCGAGTGAAGAAATATAAATCTTACAAGGGAGAGCAAGGGAAAATTGCGCCCAATGTTCTACAGAGGAATTTCAAATCGGACGCTCCTAATCAGAAATGGGCAACCGATGTTACAGAGTTTAATGTATCGGGTAATAAACTTTACCTATCTCCAATCATCGATCTATTTAATGGTGAAATTGTCAGTTTTGACCTATCTGAAAGACCTGTGTTCAGCCAAATCATCAGGATGCTAAAGAAATCATTCAGAAAAGTAAAATCTACACAAAACATCATTCTACATTCTGATCAAGGTTGGCAGTATCAAATGAAACATTACCAAAACTTGTTAAAAGAAAAAGGCATTATTCAAAGTATGTCCAGAAAAGGAAACTGTTTGGACAATGCGGTGATAGAGAACTTTTTTGGAACAATAAAATCAGAAATGTTTTATACCAGAAAGTTTGGTTCCATTCAGGAACTTAAGATGGAAATAGTGAAGTACATTCACTATTACAACAATGATAGAATAAGACTCAATCTCAAAGGAAAGAGTCCGGTACAGTACCGAACTCTTTCCTTTGAGAATATTGTTTAA
- a CDS encoding TonB-dependent receptor, with the protein MNFSPLKKSVLIAAIAFCGYGTLHAQVTTSSIQGVITQSAGATVTATHLPSGTVYTGVANESGRFNISNMRVGGPYRIEVSRPGQSAEVYDDVYLELGQPFVLNPSASVKTKDIAEVVVTGARSTTNQNKTGAATNVGQKQIQELPQTTRSITEFTRLTPQANGVSFAGRDARYNNLQIDGANFNNGFGLSTNPLPGGNSQPISLDAIQEISVNIAPFDVTQSGFTGAGINAVTKSGTNKFHGSLYGYYNGKELNGWKINGNNIDKVSGARLVNGLTIGGPIAKNKLFFFISAERETATGANASGANLWRASQNGVANVAQNISRVKESDLIAVRNHLINTWGYDPGRYQGYANEAEQKGDKLLARLDWNISDKHKAAFRYNILDGSSMQVANGNSGPQPRSTWNRVSENAMTFENGNYSFSNKVQSFTAELNSTFNSAVSNKFLFTYSKIQDTRTTPSSNLFPFVDIWDGSATGGNYISFGTELFSYLNDVINDNLSFTNNLTYNTGKHTFTGGLAYELQKFGNSYTRMGTGYYRYASVEDFLKTGTAQEVAPIMFGLTYPYEGQETYSRVNFGLGSAYIQDRITVTDKFNFTLGLRAEKPFYLNDLTANPSIDALELLDINGNKRTYSSGMWPKSKIQLSPRFGFNFDALGDRSLIFRGGTGIFTGRVPFVWLTNMPTNAGVLQNTIEPNGYNTISGWIKNVRFHPEDIYYHLKNVPAGAENVFITSPSGGTPSTIALVDDNFKMPSVWRSSFGVDFKIPESPITLTSDILYTKDVNAVFQFAANRKASGQRMTYADREFYPTLASYQYNNKIGANNVTVLTNTDQKGYAFSATFGANLRPWNGLSGSLFYTYSDAKDITSNPGSSANSSWSGLPSIDNPNEQILGISDFAIPHRVVGTLSYNFRNTTIGIYYNGANQGRFSYIYANDVNGDGITSDLLYIPTNTSDINFTDIKDSKGAVLFTVQQQRDAFDKFVTANGLEEYRGKIVPRNAFLMPWKNRFDVKLTQDLFKDMFDKGHKLSLTLDVVNFGNLLNSEWGIQDQILSNGRSVLTRTGSVSANPTFQMLRDGNNLVTSPYRSVSSRSTTWSATFGMKYSF; encoded by the coding sequence ATGAATTTTAGTCCTTTAAAAAAGTCGGTTCTTATTGCTGCGATTGCATTTTGCGGCTATGGAACTTTACATGCGCAGGTTACTACGAGTAGCATCCAGGGTGTAATTACACAGTCTGCAGGAGCTACCGTAACCGCAACACACCTTCCGTCAGGTACTGTTTACACAGGTGTTGCAAACGAATCAGGAAGATTCAACATTTCTAACATGCGTGTTGGTGGCCCTTACAGAATCGAAGTGAGCAGACCAGGTCAATCCGCTGAGGTTTACGATGATGTATATTTGGAACTTGGCCAGCCTTTCGTGCTTAACCCAAGTGCGTCTGTAAAAACTAAAGATATCGCTGAAGTTGTAGTAACCGGAGCGAGATCAACTACCAACCAAAACAAAACTGGTGCAGCAACGAACGTTGGACAAAAACAAATTCAGGAACTTCCTCAAACTACGAGAAGCATCACGGAATTTACAAGACTGACTCCACAGGCAAATGGTGTTTCTTTTGCAGGTAGAGATGCGAGGTATAACAATTTACAAATCGACGGTGCTAATTTTAACAACGGTTTTGGTTTGTCTACTAACCCACTTCCTGGCGGTAACTCACAGCCGATTTCCTTGGATGCAATTCAGGAAATCTCTGTAAACATTGCTCCGTTTGATGTAACTCAATCAGGCTTTACTGGTGCTGGGATTAACGCTGTAACAAAATCAGGAACCAATAAATTCCACGGTTCACTTTACGGATACTACAACGGTAAAGAACTTAACGGCTGGAAAATCAATGGCAATAACATCGATAAGGTAAGCGGTGCTAGACTTGTGAACGGTCTTACCATTGGTGGCCCTATCGCTAAAAATAAACTATTCTTCTTCATCAGTGCTGAAAGAGAAACTGCTACAGGTGCAAATGCATCAGGTGCAAACCTTTGGAGAGCGTCTCAAAACGGTGTAGCAAATGTTGCTCAAAATATCTCTAGAGTTAAAGAATCTGACCTTATCGCAGTGAGAAATCACTTGATCAATACTTGGGGATACGATCCGGGTAGATATCAGGGATACGCAAATGAAGCTGAGCAAAAAGGAGATAAACTATTGGCAAGATTAGACTGGAATATCAGCGATAAGCACAAAGCGGCTTTCCGTTATAACATTCTTGACGGATCGTCAATGCAGGTTGCAAATGGTAACTCAGGTCCTCAGCCACGTTCTACTTGGAACAGGGTAAGCGAGAATGCTATGACTTTCGAGAATGGTAACTACTCGTTTTCAAACAAAGTTCAGTCTTTCACAGCTGAATTGAACTCAACCTTCAACTCTGCAGTATCAAACAAGTTCTTATTCACATATTCTAAAATCCAGGATACAAGAACCACACCTTCAAGCAACCTTTTCCCTTTTGTAGACATTTGGGACGGTTCTGCAACAGGTGGTAACTACATCAGTTTTGGTACAGAATTATTCTCTTACCTTAATGATGTGATCAATGATAACCTGTCATTCACAAATAACCTTACTTACAACACAGGAAAACACACTTTCACAGGTGGTTTAGCATACGAGCTACAAAAATTCGGAAACTCATATACACGTATGGGTACTGGTTACTACAGATATGCTTCTGTAGAAGATTTCCTTAAAACAGGAACTGCACAGGAGGTCGCTCCAATTATGTTTGGTCTAACTTATCCATATGAAGGTCAGGAAACTTATTCAAGAGTTAACTTTGGACTAGGTTCAGCATACATTCAAGACAGAATTACCGTAACTGATAAATTTAACTTTACGCTAGGTTTAAGAGCTGAAAAACCTTTCTATCTGAATGACCTTACGGCTAACCCATCTATTGACGCTCTTGAATTACTTGACATCAACGGAAACAAGCGTACTTACTCTTCAGGTATGTGGCCAAAATCAAAAATCCAGCTATCCCCTAGATTTGGATTCAACTTTGACGCACTTGGAGACCGTTCATTAATCTTCAGAGGTGGTACCGGTATCTTCACTGGTAGGGTACCTTTCGTATGGTTAACTAATATGCCAACTAATGCCGGTGTTCTTCAGAATACTATTGAGCCAAACGGTTATAACACTATAAGCGGATGGATTAAGAATGTAAGATTCCACCCGGAAGATATTTACTACCATTTGAAAAATGTACCTGCAGGCGCAGAAAATGTTTTCATCACTTCACCAAGTGGAGGTACTCCTAGTACAATTGCTTTGGTAGACGACAACTTCAAAATGCCATCTGTATGGAGATCAAGCTTTGGTGTAGATTTCAAAATTCCTGAATCTCCGATCACTTTGACATCTGATATCCTTTATACTAAAGATGTAAATGCGGTATTCCAGTTTGCAGCTAACAGAAAAGCATCAGGTCAAAGAATGACTTATGCTGACCGTGAGTTCTATCCAACTCTTGCATCTTATCAGTATAATAACAAAATCGGAGCTAATAACGTTACAGTTCTTACAAATACCGATCAGAAAGGTTATGCATTTTCTGCAACATTTGGTGCAAACCTGAGGCCTTGGAACGGATTATCCGGTTCATTATTCTACACTTACTCTGATGCGAAAGATATTACCAGCAACCCTGGGTCTTCTGCTAACTCATCTTGGTCAGGACTTCCGTCTATCGACAACCCGAATGAGCAAATTCTTGGAATTTCTGACTTCGCAATTCCACACCGTGTAGTTGGTACTCTAAGCTACAACTTCAGAAATACAACAATCGGTATTTACTACAACGGAGCAAATCAAGGTAGATTCTCTTACATTTATGCTAATGACGTGAATGGTGACGGAATTACTAGCGACCTGCTTTACATTCCTACCAATACTTCTGATATCAATTTCACAGATATCAAAGACAGTAAAGGCGCAGTTTTGTTCACTGTTCAGCAACAGAGAGATGCTTTCGACAAATTTGTAACTGCAAACGGACTGGAAGAGTACAGAGGCAAAATTGTTCCGAGAAATGCATTCTTAATGCCTTGGAAAAACAGATTTGATGTAAAATTAACACAGGATCTTTTCAAAGATATGTTTGATAAAGGACATAAACTATCTCTAACTCTTGACGTGGTAAACTTCGGAAACCTTCTAAACTCTGAATGGGGAATCCAGGATCAAATACTTTCAAACGGTAGATCTGTCCTTACAAGAACTGGTTCAGTAAGTGCCAATCCAACTTTCCAAATGTTAAGAGACGGTAATAATCTGGTTACTTCACCTTACAGATCTGTAAGTTCAAGATCCACAACTTGGAGCGCGACATTCGGTATGAAATATTCATTCTAA